CTTGGCCGAAATTCCTATGTTTCTTCGGCTAACCTTCTGAATCCTGGAGAGGTTCTCTTCCTTTTCGGCCTCTATCAACATCGCCTTCTCCTTCGCACTGGCGAGGGAGCGGCCCAAGTAGTAGTATCTGGCAAACTGAAGCCCGTGCATCAAAAGCAAAAAAACGCACCATCCTCCCAAAGCGATGAGCATCGTCTTGTAGGTAAAACCCTTCCGGCTCTGAGCCAAAAAATTCATCCGGTGCAATGTGTCTATATCAGCCATTTTCCCTCACGGCAAAGCCAAGCCAACAGCAGCTACATAGGATGGGGCCTCATCCAAGATAGAGCCCTGTAGAATATCCGGCGGACAGAGGGCTACAAATGGATTGCAGGCCTTGGCCTTATGCCCAAGCGTCCTCTCGATATGCCTTACAAGCCCCGGGTAGCGCACGCCGATGTCGCAAACATGTATAAGATCAACCTGTTCAACATCGTACTGGATACAAAATGCATCAATGGATCTCTGAATCTCTATTACGAAGTTGCTGTAGAAATGAGTCATCGATGCCATGAACCTCGAATTGAAATCCCCCTCGGCGACCTTGGCCCATTCTTCTGAAGAGGAATCGGACGGAGACTGTTTAATCCAAAGCGCCAACATCTCCTCGATCTTAGTCTCCGGAACTCCGACGTCGCGGACGAGGTTCTTCTTCAAGGTGCCCTGACACATATTTGGAAGCGGGCGCGAAAAAAGAAGCTCGCTCCCCTTCATCACAGTGAAAATTGATATGCTTTCACCATACACGACACAGACATGATATTTGTCGTCATTCAAAACACCGTTGAGGGTGAAGGCTGCAAGGATGGCTGTAGCAGCCGGTTCGAGCGACACGAGCTTCAACCCGAGCGCTTTTACCCTCTCAGCATAGTTCGCTATGGCTTTTCGGGAAACACCAAATGCCATGACCGCAATCTTCCCCTCTTCAGGAATTTCCTGTAGCGGGCTGAAGCCGACGACATATTCCTCTATCGGCACCTCTATGTTTTCTCTGAAATTCCATCTGATGGCCTCCCTGACGTCGCCGTCGGGCATCTTCGGGAATACCATCCTCCGGATTTTAAGGCTGGGATCCTCGACGTTGACGGCCACCTTCTGCAAGCCGCCGCCGACCCTCGCCACAGCTCTGACGAAGTCTCTCTGTTGCTCGATGGTTGGCTGCGCGAGATTGAAGGCCACCCTCTCAAAGGCCTCCAGTTTGAAAACTCCCTGGGGGCTCTTTGCCAGCCGGACGATGCGGGCCTCGCTCCCCTCGAGGTGAATCCCAAGCCTCTCAGGTTTTTTATGCAAGAGAGCCCGCGCCTTCTTCACAATATCTTTGTAGTTCAATTTTTTCACTATTCGAGATCCATCAGCCGACTGCGTACGGAATCAATTACATTTCCTGGGAAATTCCCGCCTACGCTCAAAAACCTTTTGTAGTATTCCGCGGCCTTAGCCTTGTCGCCACGCACATCGTATAGGAACGCCAAGTTAAAGTTTGCCTCAGGATACGCGGGGGAAACTTTCAAGGCCTTTGTAAAATAATCGATTGCAGAGGTGTTGTTACCCAACTGCATATCAAGAACTGCAACATTGTTGAGTGCCTCCATGTAGTCGGCTTTGAGTTCTATCGCTTGCATATAATATTCCCTGGCCTTTTCATCGTTGCCGCGTTTCTTCTCGACCATGCCCAGGTTATTCCAAATCTCCGGGTCGCCTTTCTGCAGATTCAGCGCAGCTGAAAGATTGCTCCAAGCCGCGTTGTAGTCACCGTTCCTGTATGATTCGATCGACCTTTTCTTGAGAAGAGCGACATCGGATTCCTGAGGCTGTTGAGCTTCGGTAGTCGGCTGCCTCGGCGCAACTGCAGCAACATCGCCGGGTTTCGGTTTAAGGCGCAGATAGGCGAATATCCCAACCGAGATGGCAAGCAGAATGGCTAGAACTACCGTCCTCTTAGAAAAGCGGTTCTTCGATAATTCGGCGGCCCCCTCGATACTCGAAACGCCGGAACCGATAGAATCCTTCTGGGCTTCCTGCGCCTTCTTCAACGCTTCATGAATCAGAGACATCTGCTCCCCCAAAATTAAGCGGACATTACAAGTCTTTTGATCATCGCCCACGGCGAGACGCGCTCCCTGCCCCGCCAGTCGATGAGAGCCGTCTTCACATCATCCCTTGCAACTATGTACTGTCCCTTCACATATGCCGACATCAGCGCCTTGTCGCAAACTATGTTGATTAGGCGCGGATACCCCTTCGTCTCTTTGTGGATCAGCTTGT
Above is a window of Myxococcales bacterium DNA encoding:
- a CDS encoding tetratricopeptide repeat protein, whose protein sequence is MSLIHEALKKAQEAQKDSIGSGVSSIEGAAELSKNRFSKRTVVLAILLAISVGIFAYLRLKPKPGDVAAVAPRQPTTEAQQPQESDVALLKKRSIESYRNGDYNAAWSNLSAALNLQKGDPEIWNNLGMVEKKRGNDEKAREYYMQAIELKADYMEALNNVAVLDMQLGNNTSAIDYFTKALKVSPAYPEANFNLAFLYDVRGDKAKAAEYYKRFLSVGGNFPGNVIDSVRSRLMDLE
- a CDS encoding pilus assembly protein PilM, with amino-acid sequence MKKLNYKDIVKKARALLHKKPERLGIHLEGSEARIVRLAKSPQGVFKLEAFERVAFNLAQPTIEQQRDFVRAVARVGGGLQKVAVNVEDPSLKIRRMVFPKMPDGDVREAIRWNFRENIEVPIEEYVVGFSPLQEIPEEGKIAVMAFGVSRKAIANYAERVKALGLKLVSLEPAATAILAAFTLNGVLNDDKYHVCVVYGESISIFTVMKGSELLFSRPLPNMCQGTLKKNLVRDVGVPETKIEEMLALWIKQSPSDSSSEEWAKVAEGDFNSRFMASMTHFYSNFVIEIQRSIDAFCIQYDVEQVDLIHVCDIGVRYPGLVRHIERTLGHKAKACNPFVALCPPDILQGSILDEAPSYVAAVGLALP